From a region of the Methanolobus tindarius DSM 2278 genome:
- the aroA gene encoding 3-phosphoshikimate 1-carboxyvinyltransferase: MKVSVSTSKVNGEVFAPPSKSYTHRAITIAALSDDCMIHRPLMSADTLASIRASEALGAIIEKYEDRIHVKGVSGKPHVPNNVIDVANSGTTLRFMTAVSALTTGVTVLTGDSSIRNRPNQPLLDVLNKLGVEAYSTRGNGCAPIVVRGGLKGAITTIDGSISSQFISALLIACPLNTQSTTLSIKGEMKSRPYVDVTMELIEQAGAEILVEEGNTIKFIIPANQKYNLKEYTVPGDFSSASYLLAAAAVTGSTVTVKNLFPSKQGDVEIIDVLERMGAKISWDKESGVAEITGNGLKATVFDAGATPDLVPTIAVLAACAEGTTVIENAEHVRYKETDRLHAMALELTKMGISVREEPDQLIITGGTLRGADLHGWHDHRIIMALTIAGMVAGDTVIDTAEAVDISFPNFFEVMKELGAAVELI, translated from the coding sequence ATGAAAGTATCTGTCAGCACTTCAAAAGTAAATGGTGAAGTCTTCGCACCACCATCAAAAAGCTATACTCATCGTGCAATTACAATTGCCGCACTCTCCGATGACTGTATGATTCACCGCCCCCTTATGTCAGCCGATACACTTGCAAGTATTCGTGCATCAGAAGCATTAGGAGCAATTATTGAGAAATACGAGGATAGAATTCACGTAAAAGGAGTGAGTGGTAAACCTCACGTGCCAAATAACGTTATTGATGTGGCAAACTCGGGAACAACACTGCGTTTTATGACAGCAGTATCAGCACTTACAACTGGAGTTACCGTACTTACAGGTGACAGTTCTATCAGAAACAGGCCAAACCAGCCCCTCCTTGATGTCCTCAATAAACTTGGAGTGGAGGCATATTCCACAAGAGGAAACGGCTGTGCACCTATTGTAGTGCGCGGAGGACTTAAAGGCGCCATTACTACAATTGATGGCTCCATCAGTTCACAGTTCATATCAGCACTTCTCATTGCCTGTCCACTGAACACACAGAGCACAACACTCTCCATCAAAGGTGAGATGAAATCAAGACCATATGTTGACGTTACAATGGAACTCATCGAACAGGCAGGTGCAGAGATCCTCGTTGAAGAAGGAAACACTATCAAATTCATCATTCCTGCAAACCAGAAGTACAACCTGAAAGAGTACACAGTTCCGGGAGATTTCTCTTCAGCTTCATACCTGCTTGCAGCCGCCGCTGTAACAGGGTCAACTGTTACGGTGAAAAATCTCTTCCCATCAAAACAGGGAGATGTTGAAATTATCGATGTCCTCGAACGCATGGGTGCTAAAATATCCTGGGACAAAGAAAGCGGTGTAGCAGAGATAACAGGCAACGGCCTTAAGGCAACAGTATTCGACGCAGGTGCAACACCTGACCTTGTACCAACAATTGCAGTTCTGGCTGCATGCGCCGAAGGAACAACAGTTATCGAAAATGCGGAACATGTCCGTTACAAGGAGACCGACAGGCTGCACGCAATGGCACTTGAACTTACCAAGATGGGTATTTCAGTACGTGAAGAACCAGACCAGCTTATAATCACAGGCGGCACACTGAGAGGAGCCGACCTTCACGGATGGCATGACCACAGAATAATAATGGCACTCACCATTGCCGGAATGGTTGCCGGAGATACTGTTATAGATACTGCTGAAGCCGTGGACATTTCGTTCCCTAACTTCTTTGAGGTAATGAAAGAACTGGGTGCAGCAGTGGAACTTATCTGA
- the htpX gene encoding zinc metalloprotease HtpX: MGNMLKTTLLLASLTGLLVIVGQLLGGTSGMIIAFIFAIIMNFGSYWYSDKIVLKMYRAQEVTAAEAPQLYGIVQKLAMRADLPMPKVYIVNTSMPNAFATGRDPQHAAVAATTGILDLLDAEELEGVLAHELAHVKHRDTLISAVAATIAGVITMIATWVKWAAIFGGFGGRDSEGGGNIIGFLALAIVAPIAATVIQLAISRSREFSADEEGARISQKPWALASALEKLEYGSKNYRPRRNDVQASETTAHMFIVNPLKGHSLMNLFRTHPTTEERIRRLHAMQ, translated from the coding sequence ATGGGAAATATGCTAAAAACCACTTTATTACTGGCATCTCTTACCGGTTTACTGGTTATTGTAGGCCAGTTGCTTGGTGGAACGTCAGGAATGATAATCGCTTTCATATTTGCGATAATCATGAACTTTGGAAGCTACTGGTATAGTGATAAAATTGTCCTGAAAATGTATCGTGCTCAGGAAGTCACTGCAGCCGAAGCTCCGCAATTATATGGAATTGTACAAAAACTTGCTATGCGTGCAGACCTGCCAATGCCAAAAGTATATATTGTGAACACTTCAATGCCAAATGCATTTGCAACAGGCAGAGATCCACAGCATGCCGCAGTCGCTGCAACCACTGGAATACTTGACCTGTTAGATGCAGAAGAGCTTGAAGGTGTACTGGCGCATGAACTTGCACACGTAAAACACAGAGACACGCTTATCAGTGCAGTTGCAGCAACCATTGCCGGTGTTATCACAATGATAGCAACCTGGGTCAAATGGGCAGCCATATTCGGCGGCTTTGGAGGAAGAGACAGCGAAGGTGGCGGGAATATTATAGGATTCCTTGCACTTGCTATCGTAGCACCAATTGCAGCAACGGTTATCCAGCTTGCAATCTCAAGATCAAGGGAATTTTCAGCCGATGAGGAGGGAGCTCGTATCTCTCAGAAACCATGGGCTCTTGCCAGTGCCCTTGAGAAACTGGAGTATGGAAGCAAGAATTATCGTCCGAGAAGAAACGATGTGCAGGCATCTGAGACCACTGCACACATGTTCATCGTAAACCCGCTAAAAGGACACTCGCTGATGAACCTGTTCAGGACGCACCCAACTACGGAAGAACGTATCAGGCGTCTGCATGCAATGCAGTAA
- a CDS encoding bifunctional N(6)-L-threonylcarbamoyladenine synthase/serine/threonine protein kinase: MKGTVLGIEGTAWNLSAAIVNEKDVIAEVSDMYKPPTGGIHPREAAQHHAKYASYVVKGVLEEAKQKGLDASDIDAISFSQGPGLGACLRTVATAARMLAISLDVPLVGVNHCLAHVEVGRWKTPATDPVTLYVSGANSQVLAYRMGRYRVFGETLDIGLGNAFDKFARSAGLGHPGGPQIEQFARNASTYIPLPYVVKGMDLSFSGLSTAATAALKDNSMEDVCYSFQETAFAMVVEVTERALAHTGKNEVLLAGGVGANMRLREMLDIMCNERGANFYVPEKRFMGDNGAMIAYLGLLMYDSGNVIDVENSHVNPNFRPDDVDVTWIPRDLEEGMQS, from the coding sequence TTGAAAGGAACAGTGCTTGGCATTGAGGGCACTGCGTGGAACCTCAGTGCTGCCATCGTAAATGAGAAAGATGTTATTGCGGAGGTTTCCGATATGTATAAACCTCCTACTGGTGGAATACACCCAAGAGAAGCTGCCCAGCACCACGCAAAGTATGCTTCCTATGTGGTAAAAGGAGTACTTGAGGAAGCAAAACAGAAAGGACTAGATGCATCAGATATCGATGCGATCTCATTCTCTCAGGGCCCGGGACTTGGGGCTTGTCTGCGTACTGTGGCAACTGCTGCCAGGATGCTTGCAATAAGTCTTGATGTTCCTCTTGTAGGCGTAAATCACTGTCTTGCCCATGTGGAAGTTGGCCGCTGGAAAACACCGGCAACTGATCCGGTTACACTCTATGTAAGTGGTGCTAATTCACAGGTACTGGCTTACAGGATGGGGCGATACAGGGTATTTGGCGAGACACTTGATATCGGACTTGGAAATGCTTTTGATAAATTTGCACGCAGTGCAGGTCTTGGACATCCTGGTGGGCCACAGATAGAGCAATTTGCCAGAAATGCTTCAACTTACATTCCCCTTCCTTATGTTGTAAAGGGAATGGACCTATCATTTTCAGGACTCTCCACCGCAGCAACCGCAGCACTCAAAGATAATTCCATGGAAGATGTGTGTTATTCATTCCAGGAAACCGCTTTTGCAATGGTGGTTGAGGTTACCGAACGTGCACTTGCTCATACAGGAAAGAACGAAGTGCTTCTTGCAGGCGGTGTCGGTGCTAACATGAGACTCAGGGAAATGCTTGATATCATGTGTAACGAACGCGGTGCCAATTTCTATGTTCCTGAAAAGAGGTTCATGGGTGATAACGGAGCCATGATAGCTTATCTCGGACTCCTGATGTATGATTCAGGCAATGTGATTGACGTTGAAAACTCACATGTAAATCCGAACTTCAGACCGGATGATGTTGATGTAACATGGATTCCAAGAGATTTAGAGGAGGGGATGCAGTCATGA
- a CDS encoding DUF488 domain-containing protein, translating into MKCYTIGYGNRQLDEFIFMLAENRITHLVDIRKYPQSTFKVYDRESLEDILPKNSILYYHCEGVGGMRETTYVEYMDTEAFQSSLKKLVSLISKVNSENGRIVLMCAEKSPKGCHRHYLSNKLEEKGIEVIHLVEQGQTSLFNF; encoded by the coding sequence ATGAAGTGCTATACCATAGGATACGGAAACCGACAGCTTGATGAGTTTATCTTCATGCTGGCAGAGAACAGGATAACTCATCTGGTCGATATAAGAAAGTATCCACAGTCAACTTTCAAGGTATATGATCGGGAATCACTGGAAGACATACTTCCAAAGAACAGTATTCTTTATTATCATTGTGAAGGCGTTGGCGGTATGCGTGAAACCACATACGTGGAGTATATGGACACAGAGGCATTCCAGAGCAGCCTGAAAAAATTGGTATCCCTTATCAGTAAGGTGAATTCTGAAAACGGGAGGATAGTTCTTATGTGTGCTGAGAAAAGCCCTAAAGGTTGTCACAGGCACTACCTTTCAAATAAGCTTGAAGAAAAAGGAATTGAGGTTATCCACCTTGTTGAACAGGGGCAGACAAGCCTCTTTAACTTCTAA
- a CDS encoding PGF-pre-PGF domain-containing protein → MRSKNTILTSLVLILLITSFSASAGTNNSYLTNSDTLFLKAGHVNTTYTDEDNYAFLSLNSVSSENTYAYYIVQFSGPVRDQWKQDIISTGAELYTYVPNNAFVVRMNASSMAQVNELAFVKWIGEYKSTYKYDPEIESDSSLEQGLYSAETEENKTYYISLFSADEYLNVLESLESLGVEVLGGYGKTIRVKASDSQIDSIVVISGISWIEEYVQPTFDNNIATGIITTDVVHDTYGLNGSGQVVAVADTGIDVGVDNESMHADLRGRILAIFDIAEDGAADVASGHGTHVSGSVLGNGSLSGGQYAGMAPEAKLVMQALGSTSDGLYLPSGGLEELFQMAYNESARIHTNSWGSDTKGLYTEYSEAVDQFMWDHQDMLILFSAGNEGIDSDSDGVIDPDSIGSPATAKNCLTVGASENERGATFSVPPYTKWGLAWPNFYPASPISDDYMASDSDGIAAFSSRGPTDDGRIKPDVVAPGTFIASTRSSVATGTGWGLINSNYLYMGGTSMSTPITAGSAALVREYYTEVENLSSPSASLLKATLINGACNITPGQYGTGDYQEVSGRPDYSQGWGRVDIENSIYPQSPVVMRYYDYIPLNYSESWNVSYDILHTSRPVRVTLVWTDYPGDSLVEMQLVNNLDLIVEAPDGTYYGNGAPDTVNNVEGIELLEPVAGTYTIIVNGTNVPQGPQNFSLVISYGELSNIYMYPEHNSYTTNASTDVYMNLTHVDGINSSSIEMQIDGSSVSYSLEAISAGYKVQNQSQSYSEGFHNVSVTALTDQNEELNYGWRFYVSIEDNILTVQSPLENSVIQDNTVQINASNNKWCDFWYRIDNGTNSTSQSGYSLNASTVLSENTHNITVYAEDITGFVNLTTVNFTVFTESAEIDSPASGSIYYLPDDSFTLNGTVGVASNVSVYVNGALTNNSEPVSNGMFNVSNVPLLNGTNTVNVSAIYNNSQNEYFVSNTTIYLSLGQTTDTSSGDQITVTVPGIDTNVSNPVFNFNISGTSANPGNISASAIRGNQPGNGSYLTGTVLDIRVYNESDLNYSYQFGRNVSLTLGYDPYRVNNTAKLTVGWYDPDEGIWIPYRSIANTTAHTVTTNITHLSIYAPLEDNTAPVISSVSNSSTSSSITLDWNSSDDTDHVEVWRSGSLLGNYSGSEMTDTGLSASTLYNYSLRAVDYVENTGEWYNTSVRTSAATSTSSTSTSSGGGGGGGGGGGGSTGEDVDNIEFKDVLSVYAGKDDLVDYDFTKEQNEIDYVRYTSLKNAGKISVTIEILKNTSALVNTAASGLVYKNMNIWVGKTGYATESNIKDPVIGFMVSKDWVDDNDVNIGTIALNRYSDDVWSRLETEQTGEDADYYYFEASTPGFSPFAVTADIPVISAEEQETINHQTEAASPDDDEEGEPVFYEENNTEDKDTPAFSTTLTLLILTFAFVFIRKQQN, encoded by the coding sequence ATGCGCAGTAAAAACACGATCCTGACAAGTTTAGTCCTGATACTTCTTATTACATCATTTTCTGCATCTGCAGGAACAAATAATTCTTATCTGACAAACAGTGATACGCTTTTTTTAAAAGCCGGGCACGTAAACACTACATATACGGATGAGGACAATTATGCTTTTCTTTCACTGAATTCCGTTTCTTCTGAAAATACCTATGCATATTACATTGTACAGTTTTCCGGTCCTGTAAGAGATCAATGGAAACAGGACATAATCTCAACAGGTGCAGAGCTTTACACATATGTTCCGAATAATGCATTTGTTGTCAGGATGAATGCAAGTTCAATGGCTCAGGTTAATGAACTGGCTTTTGTAAAATGGATAGGTGAATACAAGTCTACCTACAAATACGACCCGGAAATTGAATCAGATAGTAGCTTAGAACAAGGATTATATTCAGCTGAAACTGAAGAAAACAAGACATATTATATTTCTCTTTTTTCCGCAGATGAATATTTAAATGTCCTTGAATCGCTCGAATCTCTTGGAGTTGAGGTTCTTGGTGGCTACGGAAAAACTATCAGGGTTAAGGCATCAGATTCCCAGATTGATTCTATAGTTGTTATCTCAGGAATAAGCTGGATAGAAGAATATGTCCAGCCTACTTTTGACAATAACATTGCTACAGGAATAATTACTACAGATGTAGTTCATGATACATACGGGCTTAATGGAAGTGGACAGGTAGTTGCGGTTGCAGATACAGGAATTGATGTTGGAGTCGATAATGAGTCCATGCATGCAGACCTGCGGGGAAGGATACTTGCAATATTTGATATTGCAGAAGATGGAGCTGCTGATGTTGCATCCGGGCACGGGACTCATGTTTCAGGTTCGGTGCTTGGAAACGGGAGTCTTTCAGGAGGACAGTATGCAGGAATGGCGCCTGAAGCAAAACTTGTAATGCAGGCTTTGGGAAGTACTTCAGATGGATTGTACCTGCCTTCGGGTGGTCTGGAGGAATTGTTCCAGATGGCCTATAATGAAAGTGCAAGGATACACACTAATAGCTGGGGTTCTGACACAAAAGGATTATACACAGAGTATTCAGAAGCCGTAGACCAGTTCATGTGGGATCATCAGGATATGCTGATACTTTTCTCAGCCGGAAATGAAGGAATTGATTCTGATTCAGATGGAGTAATAGATCCTGATTCAATTGGTTCACCGGCAACTGCCAAGAACTGTCTTACAGTGGGTGCATCTGAAAATGAAAGAGGAGCTACATTCTCAGTACCCCCTTATACAAAATGGGGGCTTGCATGGCCTAATTTTTATCCTGCATCCCCGATATCCGATGATTACATGGCATCGGACAGTGACGGAATTGCTGCTTTCAGCAGTCGTGGCCCAACTGACGATGGCAGGATAAAACCGGATGTAGTTGCTCCGGGTACATTTATTGCGTCCACCAGATCAAGTGTTGCCACAGGAACCGGTTGGGGTCTTATTAACAGCAATTATCTGTATATGGGTGGGACCAGTATGTCAACACCAATTACAGCAGGTTCAGCAGCCCTTGTCAGGGAATATTACACTGAAGTTGAAAACCTCAGTAGTCCTAGCGCTTCATTACTGAAAGCTACACTAATAAACGGTGCATGCAACATAACACCGGGACAATACGGGACCGGGGATTATCAGGAGGTCAGTGGAAGACCGGATTATTCCCAGGGATGGGGACGTGTTGACATTGAGAACTCAATATATCCGCAGTCTCCTGTTGTCATGAGATATTATGATTATATCCCTCTCAATTACAGTGAATCATGGAATGTGAGTTATGATATACTTCACACTTCTAGACCGGTGAGGGTAACACTTGTATGGACTGATTATCCGGGTGATTCACTTGTTGAGATGCAACTGGTTAATAATCTTGATCTTATTGTGGAAGCTCCGGATGGCACATATTATGGAAACGGTGCTCCCGATACTGTGAATAATGTAGAAGGTATTGAACTTCTTGAACCGGTTGCAGGTACTTATACAATAATCGTTAACGGAACAAACGTTCCACAGGGTCCGCAGAATTTCTCACTTGTAATTTCTTATGGTGAGCTTAGTAATATCTACATGTATCCTGAACACAATTCTTATACAACGAATGCAAGCACTGATGTTTACATGAATCTGACACATGTGGACGGAATCAACTCAAGTTCCATAGAAATGCAGATTGACGGTTCATCTGTATCATATTCACTAGAGGCTATTTCTGCTGGATACAAGGTCCAGAACCAGTCCCAGTCATATTCCGAAGGATTCCACAATGTGTCCGTTACTGCGCTTACTGATCAGAATGAAGAACTGAATTACGGATGGAGGTTCTATGTCAGTATTGAGGACAATATACTCACTGTCCAGAGCCCGCTGGAAAATTCAGTGATACAGGATAATACTGTTCAGATAAATGCCAGCAACAATAAGTGGTGTGATTTCTGGTACAGGATTGATAACGGAACAAATTCCACAAGCCAGTCTGGATATTCACTGAATGCAAGCACAGTACTTTCAGAAAATACCCACAATATCACGGTGTATGCTGAGGATATAACAGGTTTCGTGAACTTGACAACTGTAAACTTTACTGTGTTTACCGAATCAGCAGAGATTGATTCCCCTGCATCAGGTTCGATTTACTATCTGCCTGATGACAGTTTTACCCTAAACGGAACAGTTGGAGTTGCAAGTAATGTTTCTGTTTATGTTAACGGTGCCCTGACAAATAATTCAGAGCCTGTTTCTAACGGAATGTTCAATGTAAGTAATGTTCCTCTTTTAAACGGGACAAATACAGTAAATGTAAGTGCAATTTACAATAATTCCCAGAATGAGTACTTTGTATCAAATACCACAATATATCTCAGTTTAGGGCAGACCACCGACACCAGTTCAGGTGATCAGATTACTGTGACAGTTCCGGGAATTGACACCAATGTGAGCAATCCGGTGTTCAATTTCAACATAAGCGGTACATCCGCAAATCCCGGAAATATTTCTGCTTCTGCAATTAGAGGTAACCAACCCGGAAATGGTTCATATCTTACCGGTACAGTGCTTGATATAAGGGTCTACAATGAGTCCGACCTGAATTATTCATACCAGTTTGGCAGAAACGTTTCCCTGACACTTGGATATGATCCATATCGTGTAAATAACACAGCTAAACTCACAGTTGGCTGGTATGATCCTGATGAGGGAATATGGATTCCTTACAGGAGTATTGCCAATACTACAGCGCATACAGTTACTACAAATATAACTCATCTGAGCATTTATGCTCCACTGGAGGACAATACAGCACCTGTAATAAGCAGTGTTTCAAACTCCAGTACTTCATCAAGTATCACACTTGACTGGAACTCTTCAGATGATACTGATCATGTGGAAGTATGGAGAAGCGGTTCACTTCTTGGAAATTATTCCGGTTCTGAAATGACAGATACGGGACTTAGTGCCAGCACTCTCTATAATTATAGTCTTCGTGCAGTTGACTATGTAGAAAATACCGGTGAATGGTATAACACCTCAGTAAGAACAAGTGCTGCAACAAGTACTAGCTCCACAAGCACTTCTTCCGGTGGAGGAGGAGGAGGCGGTGGAGGTGGAGGTGGTTCTACTGGTGAAGATGTGGATAACATTGAATTCAAGGATGTACTTTCAGTCTATGCAGGAAAGGATGACCTGGTAGATTATGATTTTACTAAAGAGCAGAATGAAATAGATTATGTCCGCTACACCTCACTAAAAAATGCAGGTAAGATAAGTGTGACAATCGAAATCTTGAAAAATACCTCTGCACTTGTGAACACAGCTGCTTCAGGTTTAGTATACAAGAACATGAATATCTGGGTTGGAAAGACCGGCTATGCTACAGAAAGCAACATCAAGGATCCGGTAATCGGTTTCATGGTCAGCAAAGACTGGGTTGATGATAATGATGTTAACATTGGTACTATTGCCCTTAATCGCTATAGTGATGATGTCTGGAGCAGACTTGAGACTGAGCAGACAGGAGAAGACGCAGATTATTATTACTTTGAGGCAAGTACTCCCGGATTCTCGCCTTTTGCTGTAACTGCAGATATTCCTGTTATTTCAGCTGAAGAACAGGAGACAATAAACCATCAAACCGAAGCTGCATCACCGGACGACGATGAAGAGGGTGAACCGGTATTTTATGAGGAAAACAATACTGAGGATAAAGACACACCAGCGTTTTCCACTACTCTGACATTGTTGATACTTACATTTGCATTCGTATTCATCAGGAAACAGCAAAATTAA
- a CDS encoding Kae1-associated kinase Bud32, translating to MNLTNGAEAVVRVEEGVLIKERVPKNYRLKDLDERIRKERTKAEARLISEARRAGVPTPIIYDIENSTIKMQYIDGIALKHVIDEKLSEQIGILVAELHSAGIVHGDLTTSNLILFNDKIYMIDFGLSFFEGSIEARGVDVHVLFRTFESTHRGHEKLIEAFCRGYRKEFGQADEVLERVKEIEKRGRYA from the coding sequence ATGAATCTGACCAATGGTGCCGAGGCTGTCGTCAGGGTTGAGGAAGGAGTTCTTATCAAGGAAAGAGTTCCGAAGAACTATCGCCTGAAAGATCTTGATGAGCGTATCAGGAAGGAGAGGACAAAAGCCGAAGCAAGGCTGATATCTGAAGCAAGAAGGGCCGGTGTTCCAACTCCTATCATTTATGATATTGAGAATTCTACAATAAAGATGCAATACATTGATGGAATTGCATTGAAACATGTTATCGATGAGAAGCTCAGCGAACAGATAGGCATTCTTGTTGCGGAATTGCACTCAGCCGGAATTGTACACGGTGATTTGACAACGTCCAATCTTATACTTTTCAACGATAAAATTTACATGATTGATTTCGGTTTATCCTTTTTTGAAGGCAGTATCGAAGCACGTGGTGTTGATGTGCATGTCCTTTTCAGGACGTTTGAAAGTACGCACAGAGGCCATGAAAAACTTATAGAGGCATTCTGCCGTGGCTACAGGAAAGAATTCGGGCAGGCTGATGAAGTGCTTGAAAGAGTGAAAGAAATAGAGAAGAGGGGAAGATATGCGTAA
- a CDS encoding XTP/dITP diphosphatase translates to MRKIVFVTGNKGKFREVKDILATKGFEVIQNTDGYPELQEDDLEPIAAYGARWASDKLGLPVMVDDSGLFINVLNGFPGPYSAFVEKNLGNPRVLKIMEGETDRSAVFKSVIGYCEPGAEPLTFTGTVEGKIAFEELGTGGFGYDPIFDYNGKTFGELGDEFKNTVSHRRRALDKFVEWLDSQS, encoded by the coding sequence ATGCGTAAGATAGTTTTTGTTACTGGTAATAAGGGTAAGTTCAGGGAAGTTAAGGATATACTTGCCACCAAGGGCTTTGAGGTTATACAGAATACAGATGGTTACCCGGAACTCCAGGAAGATGACCTCGAACCAATTGCAGCCTATGGTGCCAGATGGGCATCTGATAAACTCGGACTTCCTGTAATGGTGGATGACTCAGGACTCTTCATCAATGTGCTTAATGGTTTTCCAGGACCTTATTCTGCATTTGTGGAAAAGAATCTTGGAAACCCAAGGGTTCTTAAAATCATGGAAGGTGAAACCGATAGGTCTGCTGTATTCAAGTCGGTGATAGGCTACTGTGAACCGGGAGCTGAACCACTTACATTTACAGGAACTGTGGAAGGTAAGATTGCTTTTGAGGAACTTGGAACAGGTGGTTTTGGCTATGATCCGATATTCGATTACAATGGAAAAACATTCGGCGAACTTGGTGATGAATTCAAGAACACAGTTTCACATCGCAGACGTGCTCTGGATAAGTTTGTAGAGTGGCTGGATTCTCAAAGCTAA